Proteins encoded within one genomic window of Brassica rapa cultivar Chiifu-401-42 chromosome A09, CAAS_Brap_v3.01, whole genome shotgun sequence:
- the LOC103839908 gene encoding zinc finger A20 and AN1 domain-containing stress-associated protein 7 → MSSEQNNSTSFPPTEPKLCDNGCGFFGSPSNMNLCSKCYRSLRAEEDQTAVAKAAVEKSLKLPSCSLITAPEPKQPLETKPASVETVVIAETSSVPPVATGQDEGEPSKPARPNRCFSCNKKVGVMGFKCKCGSTFCGSHRYPEKHECSFDFKEVGRGAIAKANPVVKADKVQRI, encoded by the coding sequence atgagCTCTGAGCAAAACAACAGCACGAGCTTCCCACCAACAGAGCCAAAGCTCTGCGACAACGGGTGCGGATTCTTCGGGTCACCCTCCAACATGAACCTCTGTTCCAAATGTTACCGAAGCCTCCGAGCCGAGGAGGATCAAACCGCAGTAGCAAAAGCTGCGGTGGAGAAATCACTTAAGCTTCCATCGTGCAGTCTCATCACCGCACCAGAGCCAAAACAGCCTCTGGAGACCAAACCAGCCTCGGTGGAAACCGTTGTGATTGCTGAAACGTCTTCTGTTCCTCCTGTAGCTACGGGACAGGACGAGGGAGAGCCTTCGAAACCCGCACGGCCGAACAGGTGTTTCAGCTGTAACAAGAAGGTTGGAGTTATGGGGTTCAAGTGCAAGTGTGGTAGCACGTTTTGCGGGAGCCATAGGTACCCGGAGAAGCATGAGTGTAGCTTCGATTTCAAAGAGGTTGGACGCGGTGCAATCGCAAAGGCGAATCCTGTGGTCAAGGCGGATAAAGTCCAGAGGATTTGA